A single window of [Clostridium] hylemonae DSM 15053 DNA harbors:
- a CDS encoding alanine/glycine:cation symporter family protein, translated as METLNNIVLTIQHYLADYILIAALLLGGIWFTVRLGFIQVRGFKEGMKRTFGGLFRKKGEAGADGMSSFQALATAIAAQVGTGNIAGAATALAIGGPGAIFWMWVAAFLGMATIFAEAIMAQKYKCVGEDGVVTGGPVYYIRAAFKGTFGKVLAGIFAVLIIFALGFMGNAVQSNSIAAAFRTAFGVPQAVMGIVIAVLALAVFMGGMKRIAKVTETIVPIMAALYIVGALIVIIYNYRNIPYAFHAIIVGAFSPSSIAGGAVGATIKLALTKGVARGLFSNEAGMGSTPHAHAVAKVDHPVEQGFVAMVGVFIDTFVVLNLTALVIITTKSIPTGKTGAELSQYAFSTLFGKGGDIFIAVCMFFFAFSTIVGWYFFGQANIKYLFGAKAVKVYSLLVAACVVLGSLAQVDLVWNMADCFNSMMVIPNILGLFALSGVIKKVHDDYYKNFLNKK; from the coding sequence ATGGAGACATTAAACAACATTGTCCTGACGATTCAGCACTATCTTGCGGACTACATACTGATCGCCGCTCTTTTGCTCGGCGGCATCTGGTTTACCGTAAGACTTGGCTTTATCCAGGTAAGAGGGTTTAAAGAAGGGATGAAGAGGACGTTCGGCGGACTGTTCCGGAAAAAAGGCGAGGCCGGAGCAGACGGCATGTCCTCATTCCAGGCGCTGGCGACAGCGATCGCGGCCCAGGTCGGCACAGGCAACATTGCCGGAGCGGCGACGGCGCTGGCGATCGGCGGTCCGGGAGCGATCTTCTGGATGTGGGTTGCGGCATTCCTCGGAATGGCAACCATATTTGCAGAAGCGATCATGGCACAGAAGTATAAATGCGTCGGTGAAGACGGAGTGGTGACAGGAGGTCCTGTATACTACATCCGCGCGGCATTTAAAGGCACGTTCGGCAAAGTGCTGGCAGGAATTTTTGCCGTACTTATCATCTTCGCGCTCGGCTTCATGGGAAATGCGGTACAGTCCAACTCCATCGCGGCAGCGTTCCGCACAGCATTCGGCGTTCCGCAGGCGGTCATGGGCATCGTTATCGCTGTTCTGGCACTCGCCGTATTTATGGGCGGTATGAAGCGTATTGCCAAAGTGACGGAGACGATCGTACCGATCATGGCGGCGCTGTATATCGTGGGAGCATTGATCGTGATCATCTATAACTACAGGAACATACCGTACGCGTTCCACGCGATCATCGTCGGTGCGTTCAGCCCGTCCTCCATTGCAGGCGGCGCGGTCGGCGCGACGATCAAGCTGGCGCTGACAAAGGGTGTGGCGCGCGGTCTTTTTTCCAACGAGGCAGGTATGGGCTCTACTCCGCACGCACATGCGGTCGCCAAGGTAGACCACCCGGTGGAGCAGGGATTTGTAGCCATGGTAGGCGTTTTCATCGATACGTTTGTAGTCCTTAATCTTACGGCGCTCGTTATTATTACGACAAAGTCCATTCCGACAGGCAAGACGGGGGCGGAACTGAGCCAGTACGCGTTTTCCACATTGTTCGGAAAAGGCGGCGATATCTTTATCGCAGTTTGTATGTTCTTCTTTGCGTTTTCCACGATCGTCGGCTGGTATTTCTTCGGGCAGGCAAATATAAAATATCTGTTCGGGGCAAAAGCGGTCAAAGTATATTCACTGCTGGTGGCAGCCTGCGTCGTGCTCGGCTCGCTTGCCCAGGTGGATCTCGTGTGGAACATGGCGGACTGCTTTAATTCCATGATGGTCATACCGAATATCCTCGGCCTGTTCGCTTTGAGCGGAGTGATAAAGAAGGTGCACGACGACTACTATAAGAACTTTTTAAATAAGAAATAA
- the grdA gene encoding glycine/sarcosine/betaine reductase complex selenoprotein A yields MAILEGKKAIIIGDRDGIPGPAIAECVKTAGAEVVFSSTECFVUTSAGAMDLENQKRVKEFADEYGAENLVVVLGAAEGEASGLAAETVTAGDPTFAGPLTGVQLGLKVYHVCEPEMKEEFDEEVYDEQISMMEMVLDVDDIINEMTAIRDQFCKF; encoded by the coding sequence ATGGCTATTTTAGAAGGAAAAAAAGCAATAATTATCGGAGACCGTGATGGAATTCCGGGACCGGCTATCGCTGAGTGCGTTAAGACTGCCGGCGCTGAGGTAGTATTTTCATCCACGGAATGTTTCGTCTGAACGAGCGCAGGCGCAATGGACTTAGAGAATCAGAAGAGAGTAAAAGAATTTGCTGACGAATATGGTGCAGAGAACCTTGTAGTAGTTCTCGGCGCTGCAGAAGGTGAGGCTTCAGGCCTTGCAGCAGAAACCGTTACAGCAGGTGACCCTACTTTCGCAGGTCCATTGACAGGGGTCCAGCTTGGACTCAAAGTGTATCACGTTTGCGAACCAGAGATGAAAGAAGAGTTCGACGAAGAAGTGTATGATGAGCAGATAAGTATGATGGAAATGGTACTTGATGTTGATGATATCATTAACGAGATGACAGCCATCAGAGACCAGTTCTGTAAATTTTAA
- the purB gene encoding adenylosuccinate lyase yields the protein MSTDRYVSPLSERYASREMQYIFSPDKKFRTWRRLWIALAETEKELGLPITEEQIEELKEHADDINYEVAKEREKLVRHDVMSHVYAYGQQCPKAKGIIHLGATSCYVGDNTDIIIMAEALEIVRKKLVNVIAELAEFADEYKALPTLAFTHFQPAQPTTVGKRATLWMQEFMMDLEDLEYVKGSLKLLGSKGTTGTQASFLELFDGDQETIDRIDPMIAEKMGFKACCPVSGQTYSRKVDTRVVNVLAGIAASAHKLSNDIRLLQHLKEVEEPFEKTQIGSSAMAYKRNPMRSERIASLSRYVMVDALNPAITSATQWFERTLDDSANKRLSVPEGFLAVDGILDLCLNVVDGLVVYPKVIEKRLMSELPFMATENIMMDAVKAGGDRQELHERIRELSMEAGKNVKEKGLDNNLLELIAADPAFNLSEEELKKTMDPSRYTGRAALQVEAFLKDTVAPVLEANKDVLGMSAEINV from the coding sequence ATGAGTACAGACAGATATGTAAGCCCGTTATCAGAACGTTACGCCAGCAGGGAGATGCAGTATATCTTTTCTCCGGACAAGAAGTTCCGCACATGGAGACGGCTCTGGATCGCGCTGGCAGAGACAGAGAAGGAACTGGGGCTTCCCATAACAGAGGAACAGATCGAAGAATTGAAGGAACATGCGGATGATATCAATTATGAAGTTGCAAAGGAGCGCGAAAAGCTCGTGCGCCACGATGTGATGTCACATGTGTACGCGTACGGCCAGCAATGCCCGAAGGCAAAAGGGATCATCCATCTCGGGGCAACGTCCTGCTATGTCGGTGACAACACGGACATTATAATCATGGCAGAGGCGCTTGAGATCGTGAGAAAGAAACTGGTCAATGTGATCGCAGAACTGGCTGAATTCGCAGATGAATACAAAGCGCTGCCGACGCTTGCGTTCACACATTTCCAGCCGGCCCAGCCTACGACGGTAGGAAAGAGAGCCACACTCTGGATGCAGGAATTTATGATGGATCTGGAAGACCTGGAATATGTAAAAGGAAGCCTTAAGCTGCTCGGTTCCAAAGGAACGACCGGAACACAGGCAAGCTTTTTAGAGCTCTTTGACGGAGATCAGGAGACGATCGACCGGATCGATCCGATGATCGCGGAGAAAATGGGCTTCAAGGCATGCTGTCCGGTATCGGGGCAGACTTACTCCCGTAAGGTGGACACGAGAGTTGTGAATGTACTTGCCGGGATCGCGGCAAGCGCGCACAAGCTGTCCAACGATATACGCCTTCTGCAGCATCTGAAGGAAGTGGAAGAGCCGTTTGAAAAGACGCAGATCGGCTCCTCCGCGATGGCATATAAGAGAAACCCGATGAGAAGCGAGCGGATCGCGTCGCTGTCCCGCTATGTGATGGTGGATGCGCTGAACCCTGCCATCACGTCAGCTACCCAGTGGTTCGAGCGGACGCTCGATGACTCGGCGAACAAGCGTCTCAGCGTACCGGAAGGCTTCCTCGCAGTCGACGGCATATTGGATCTGTGCCTGAATGTAGTGGACGGTCTCGTCGTATATCCGAAAGTGATCGAGAAGCGCCTTATGTCGGAGCTGCCTTTCATGGCCACGGAAAATATCATGATGGACGCGGTGAAGGCCGGCGGCGACAGGCAGGAGCTGCATGAGAGGATCAGAGAACTGTCCATGGAGGCAGGGAAAAATGTGAAAGAAAAAGGTCTGGACAACAATCTCCTTGAGCTTATCGCGGCTGATCCTGCGTTTAACCTGAGTGAGGAAGAACTCAAAAAGACGATGGATCCGTCCAGATATACCGGACGCGCGGCGCTGCAGGTGGAGGCATTTCTCAAAGATACGGTGGCCCCGGTCCTTGAGGCCAACAAGGATGTGCTCGGAATGAGCGCGGAGATCAACGTATAA
- a CDS encoding glycine/sarcosine/betaine reductase component B subunit has protein sequence MKLEMGHIYIKDIQFAAESKIEDGILYVSEEAVKAVALEDEKIKSVSFDIAKPGESVRITPVKDVIEPRVKVEGKGGIFPGVISKVDTVGSGKTYALKGMAVVTAGKIVGFQEGIIDMTGPGADYTPFSKTLNLVMVCEPVDGIKPHDYEKAVRFAGFRVAVYIGELARSLTPDETKVYETYTVKEGMEKYPDLPRVAYVQMLQSQGLLHDTYVYGVDAKKVLPTILNPTEIMDGAIVSGNCVSACDKNPTYVHLNNPVVHDMFEEHGKTINFVCQIITNENVYLADKQRSSDWTAKLCKMLDLDAVIVSQEGFGNPDTDLIMNCKKIEAEGVKTVIITDEYAGRDGKSQSLADADAAADAVVTGGNANQVIILPKLDKVIGTLDYVTKIAGASEETLREDGSLEVELQVLTGATNETGFNKLSAR, from the coding sequence GTGAAATTAGAAATGGGACACATATACATCAAGGATATTCAGTTTGCAGCAGAATCCAAGATCGAAGACGGAATCCTTTATGTATCAGAAGAGGCTGTAAAGGCAGTTGCTCTTGAAGATGAGAAGATCAAGAGTGTATCATTTGACATTGCAAAACCAGGAGAGAGCGTGAGGATCACGCCGGTGAAGGATGTCATTGAGCCACGTGTTAAAGTAGAGGGAAAAGGGGGAATCTTCCCGGGCGTTATCTCTAAAGTGGATACAGTAGGAAGCGGCAAGACATACGCATTAAAGGGGATGGCGGTTGTCACAGCCGGCAAGATCGTAGGGTTCCAGGAAGGCATCATCGATATGACAGGCCCTGGCGCGGACTATACTCCATTTTCAAAGACACTTAACCTTGTTATGGTATGTGAACCGGTGGACGGCATCAAACCGCACGATTATGAAAAAGCAGTAAGATTTGCCGGCTTCAGAGTTGCGGTGTATATCGGAGAGCTGGCCCGCAGCCTTACACCGGACGAGACAAAAGTGTATGAGACATACACAGTCAAAGAAGGTATGGAGAAATATCCCGACCTTCCGAGAGTGGCGTATGTACAGATGCTCCAGAGCCAGGGACTTCTGCACGACACTTACGTGTACGGCGTGGACGCAAAGAAAGTGCTTCCGACGATCCTGAATCCGACAGAGATCATGGACGGGGCTATCGTATCGGGCAACTGTGTGTCCGCATGCGACAAGAACCCTACTTATGTACATCTGAACAACCCTGTCGTACATGATATGTTTGAGGAGCACGGCAAGACGATCAACTTTGTATGCCAGATCATCACAAATGAAAATGTATATCTTGCGGACAAACAGCGTTCATCAGACTGGACGGCAAAGCTGTGCAAGATGCTGGATCTTGACGCTGTAATCGTATCACAGGAAGGATTCGGCAACCCGGATACGGACCTGATCATGAACTGTAAGAAGATCGAGGCTGAGGGTGTCAAGACAGTTATCATCACAGACGAGTATGCCGGACGTGACGGTAAATCCCAGTCTCTCGCAGATGCAGACGCAGCTGCAGATGCAGTTGTTACAGGCGGAAACGCAAACCAGGTTATTATCCTGCCTAAGTTGGACAAAGTTATCGGAACTCTTGACTATGTGACAAAGATCGCCGGAGCCAGTGAAGAGACGCTCCGCGAGGACGGTTCCCTGGAGGTAGAGCTTCAGGTGCTGACAGGAGCAACAAACGAAACTGGTTTCAACAAACTGAGCGCGAGATAA
- the grdD gene encoding glycine/sarcosine/betaine reductase complex component C subunit alpha, whose product MADNIEKMIASTFMEMAEGLETGSFGKKPKIALTGMGSEHGEENSIAAAAAAAREGIDVYYIGTLEAEGVTTVKVADEDEGHKKMEELLKNKEVDGAVTMHFPFPIGVSTVGRAITPSKGREMYVATTTGTSSADRIEGMIKNAIYGIIAAKTCGNADPTVGILNVDGARQTEIALKQLKENGYDITFAESARADGGCVMRGNDVLQGSPDIMVCDSLSGNILIKMLSSFTTGGSYEASGYGYGPGIGEGYDQLVMIISRASGAPLITGAIRYAAQLVRGKVFEVAKKEFEAANKAGLKDILAARKASEKQTGDSEEVSAPPKEPVTSQIAGIEIMDLEDGVKALWKIGVYAESGMGCTGPIILVSDANLVKAEEELKKAGFIN is encoded by the coding sequence ATGGCAGATAATATTGAAAAAATGATTGCCTCCACCTTTATGGAGATGGCAGAAGGTCTTGAGACCGGAAGTTTTGGAAAGAAGCCGAAGATCGCGCTGACAGGCATGGGAAGCGAACATGGGGAAGAGAATTCCATCGCGGCAGCGGCGGCAGCGGCAAGAGAAGGTATCGATGTATATTATATCGGTACGCTGGAAGCAGAAGGTGTTACGACAGTCAAAGTGGCCGACGAAGACGAAGGCCATAAGAAGATGGAAGAACTCCTGAAGAATAAGGAAGTGGACGGTGCGGTGACCATGCACTTTCCGTTTCCGATCGGTGTATCCACTGTGGGGCGTGCGATCACACCGTCAAAGGGCAGAGAGATGTATGTCGCGACAACGACAGGAACGTCCAGTGCCGACCGTATCGAAGGAATGATCAAAAATGCCATCTACGGTATCATAGCAGCAAAGACATGCGGAAATGCAGATCCGACAGTAGGTATCCTCAATGTGGACGGTGCCCGCCAGACGGAGATCGCTTTGAAACAGTTAAAAGAAAATGGATATGATATTACATTTGCCGAATCGGCCAGAGCTGACGGAGGATGCGTGATGAGAGGCAACGACGTGCTCCAGGGCTCACCGGATATTATGGTGTGTGATTCTCTGTCGGGAAATATTCTTATTAAGATGCTTTCCTCTTTCACAACAGGAGGAAGCTATGAGGCATCCGGTTATGGTTACGGCCCTGGAATTGGAGAAGGGTACGACCAGCTTGTGATGATCATTTCCCGTGCTTCAGGGGCTCCGCTCATCACCGGGGCGATCCGTTATGCGGCGCAGCTTGTCAGAGGCAAGGTGTTTGAGGTGGCAAAGAAAGAGTTTGAAGCTGCCAACAAAGCCGGGCTGAAAGATATACTTGCCGCCAGAAAAGCGTCTGAAAAGCAGACGGGAGATTCCGAGGAAGTATCAGCGCCTCCGAAAGAGCCGGTCACATCCCAGATCGCGGGAATTGAGATCATGGACCTTGAGGACGGCGTGAAAGCGCTCTGGAAAATTGGTGTCTATGCAGAGAGTGGTATGGGCTGTACAGGACCGATCATCCTTGTCTCAGATGCAAATCTTGTGAAAGCAGAGGAAGAACTCAAAAAAGCGGGATTTATTAATTAG
- the grdB gene encoding glycine reductase complex selenoprotein B — translation MSKIKVVHYINQFFANIGGEEKADYPAELRVGEVVGPGMAFNMNFKDEAEIIATIVCGDSYFNENLEKAKADILAMVKEQAPDVFIAGPAFNAGRYGVACGTIAAAVQEELGIPAITGMYVENPGADMFKNQVYMVSTKNSAAGMRDAVAKMAPLALKLARGEAVGASCQEGYMPNGVRVNFFEEERGSKRAVNMLLKKLADKPFETEYPMPNFDRVDPNPAIKDLAHAKIALVTSGGIVPKGNPDHIESSSASHYGEYDITGVMDLTEETYETAHGGYDPVYANEDSDRVLPVDVLRDMEKEGKIGELHHLFYTTTGNGTAVASSKAFAAEFSQKLLADGVDAVILTSTUGTCTRCGATMVKEVERAGLPVVHVCTVTPISMTVGANRIVPAIAIPHPLGNPALDKDEEKALRRQIVEKALDALTTEVDGQTIFD, via the coding sequence ATGAGCAAAATTAAAGTTGTACATTACATCAATCAGTTCTTCGCCAACATCGGCGGGGAAGAAAAAGCGGATTATCCGGCAGAGCTTCGCGTAGGTGAAGTGGTTGGACCGGGTATGGCGTTTAACATGAATTTTAAAGATGAGGCGGAGATCATTGCAACGATCGTTTGCGGAGATTCTTACTTCAACGAGAACCTTGAAAAAGCAAAGGCAGATATTCTTGCAATGGTAAAAGAGCAGGCTCCGGATGTGTTTATCGCAGGACCGGCGTTCAATGCGGGTCGTTACGGCGTTGCATGTGGCACTATTGCGGCTGCGGTTCAGGAGGAACTGGGCATTCCTGCGATCACAGGTATGTATGTGGAGAATCCGGGCGCTGATATGTTCAAAAACCAGGTATATATGGTCTCTACAAAGAACAGTGCTGCAGGTATGAGAGACGCAGTTGCCAAGATGGCTCCTCTTGCTCTTAAGCTTGCCAGAGGTGAAGCAGTCGGCGCTTCCTGTCAGGAAGGTTACATGCCGAACGGTGTCCGCGTAAATTTCTTCGAGGAAGAAAGAGGTTCAAAGAGAGCGGTAAACATGCTGCTTAAAAAGCTTGCAGACAAACCATTTGAGACAGAATATCCGATGCCGAACTTTGACAGAGTTGATCCGAATCCGGCCATAAAAGATCTTGCACATGCGAAGATAGCACTTGTTACCTCCGGCGGTATCGTGCCGAAGGGCAATCCGGACCATATCGAAAGCTCCAGTGCGTCACATTACGGAGAATATGATATTACCGGCGTTATGGACTTGACAGAAGAGACATATGAGACGGCCCACGGCGGATACGACCCGGTATACGCTAATGAAGATTCAGACCGCGTACTCCCTGTTGACGTACTCCGCGATATGGAGAAGGAAGGAAAGATCGGAGAGCTTCATCACCTGTTCTACACAACGACCGGTAACGGAACTGCGGTGGCATCATCGAAAGCGTTTGCCGCTGAGTTTTCGCAGAAGCTTCTGGCCGACGGTGTGGATGCCGTAATTCTCACCTCCACTTGAGGCACCTGTACTCGTTGCGGTGCAACGATGGTTAAAGAGGTCGAGAGAGCAGGACTTCCTGTTGTACATGTATGTACGGTAACTCCGATCTCCATGACAGTTGGCGCGAACAGAATCGTTCCGGCTATCGCAATTCCACATCCTCTTGGAAATCCGGCTCTGGATAAAGATGAGGAGAAAGCACTCCGCCGCCAGATCGTAGAGAAAGCACTTGATGCTCTTACGACAGAAGTTGACGGACAGACAATATTTGACTAG
- a CDS encoding GrdX family protein: MSKISRSKEVDEMQNRYIIITNNPLVPEKIGGTHNVEYKEISYEEVLRTVRDRIHEGHTLLSHPLSGSVKPNETPYKSIMLSAGKGEVDPGSVVIIENAIEACRKFVFKSDKYKPEVYDDFQMIDWTLLESAITSADVM; encoded by the coding sequence GTGAGTAAAATATCCAGATCAAAAGAGGTGGATGAGATGCAGAATCGTTACATAATAATAACAAATAATCCACTCGTCCCGGAGAAGATTGGCGGAACACACAATGTGGAGTACAAAGAGATCTCCTACGAGGAAGTTCTCAGGACAGTCAGAGACAGAATACATGAAGGGCACACGCTTTTATCACATCCCCTGTCGGGGAGTGTAAAGCCTAATGAAACACCATATAAATCAATCATGCTGTCGGCAGGAAAGGGGGAGGTGGACCCGGGGTCGGTAGTTATCATTGAAAACGCCATAGAGGCGTGCCGGAAGTTTGTGTTTAAGTCAGACAAATACAAACCTGAGGTGTACGATGATTTTCAGATGATAGACTGGACTCTACTGGAAAGTGCGATCACATCGGCGGATGTAATGTAA
- the grdC gene encoding glycine/sarcosine/betaine reductase complex component C subunit beta, with product MNSVIKGASYVLVHTPDMVLYNGTTQTTEKIVNPDSDYLKEVPKNLRSYKEAVEYWPNQTYIGNVHPDELAEVEFPWYDKKKEGADRFGKYGEIMPQEEFLFLVQASDMFEVVRLDKEFVARYKDAFASNPVISEDIVEKIHEGVDISEIEHFVSEEHAEGLYHDGKLVGCVKRAHDIDVNLSAHVMHENLMSKASSVLALLHAVRNAGIEKAEVEYVIDCAEEACGDMNQRGGGNFAKAAAEVAGLVSASGSDARGFCAAPAHAVIEAAALVKSGAYKTVVVTSGGCTAKLGMNGKDHIKKGLPILEDCLGGFAVVISENDGVNPEIDLNMLGRHSVGTGSAPQAVIGSLVTDSLDKAGMKIPDIDKYSPEMQNPDITKPAGAGDVPLANYKMIAALAVKRGELEKKELAAFTKEHGLTGWAPTQGHIPSGVPYIGFAREDILSGKIRNAMIIGKGSLFLGRMTNLFDGVSFVIHGNTAEAESAASGVSEEEVKGLIAKAMKDFAATLMAE from the coding sequence ATGAACAGTGTGATCAAAGGGGCCAGTTACGTATTGGTACATACCCCTGATATGGTTTTATATAATGGAACGACTCAGACAACTGAGAAGATCGTCAATCCGGATTCAGATTATTTAAAAGAAGTGCCGAAAAATCTCCGCTCCTATAAAGAGGCGGTTGAGTATTGGCCGAACCAGACATATATCGGCAACGTACATCCGGATGAATTAGCAGAGGTAGAGTTCCCCTGGTATGACAAGAAAAAAGAGGGAGCTGACCGTTTTGGCAAATACGGCGAGATCATGCCGCAGGAAGAATTTCTCTTCCTTGTACAGGCAAGCGATATGTTTGAAGTCGTAAGACTTGACAAAGAATTTGTCGCCCGGTACAAAGACGCGTTTGCCAGCAATCCTGTCATCTCTGAAGATATCGTTGAAAAGATCCACGAGGGTGTCGATATCAGCGAGATAGAGCATTTTGTAAGCGAAGAACATGCAGAAGGATTATATCACGATGGAAAATTAGTAGGCTGTGTAAAAAGAGCCCATGATATTGATGTAAACTTGTCCGCCCATGTGATGCATGAGAACCTTATGAGCAAGGCGTCCAGTGTTCTGGCACTGCTCCATGCGGTACGCAATGCAGGCATTGAGAAGGCGGAAGTAGAATATGTGATCGACTGCGCGGAAGAGGCGTGCGGCGATATGAACCAGAGAGGCGGAGGTAACTTTGCCAAGGCTGCCGCAGAAGTTGCAGGGCTTGTCAGCGCTTCCGGTTCTGATGCCAGAGGATTCTGTGCCGCGCCGGCGCACGCAGTGATCGAAGCTGCCGCTCTCGTAAAATCCGGGGCATACAAGACTGTAGTTGTCACGTCCGGCGGATGTACGGCCAAGCTTGGCATGAACGGCAAGGATCATATTAAGAAGGGTCTTCCGATCCTGGAAGACTGTCTCGGAGGCTTTGCGGTAGTTATCTCTGAGAATGACGGAGTGAATCCTGAGATCGATCTGAATATGCTCGGCCGCCACAGTGTGGGCACCGGTTCCGCACCGCAGGCTGTGATCGGAAGTCTTGTGACAGACTCACTTGACAAAGCGGGGATGAAGATCCCGGATATCGACAAGTATTCACCGGAGATGCAGAATCCTGACATCACAAAGCCGGCAGGAGCAGGTGATGTTCCGCTTGCGAACTACAAAATGATCGCAGCTCTGGCTGTAAAGCGCGGAGAGCTGGAGAAAAAAGAACTTGCCGCATTTACAAAAGAACACGGCCTTACCGGATGGGCGCCGACACAGGGACATATTCCTTCCGGCGTTCCGTATATCGGATTTGCGCGTGAGGATATCCTCAGCGGCAAGATCAGAAATGCCATGATCATCGGTAAGGGAAGTCTGTTCCTTGGAAGAATGACGAATCTTTTTGACGGTGTATCCTTTGTGATCCACGGCAACACCGCTGAGGCGGAAAGCGCAGCTTCGGGAGTGTCAGAAGAGGAAGTTAAAGGACTCATTGCGAAAGCTATGAAAGATTTTGCCGCGACCCTGATGGCAGAGTAA
- the trxA gene encoding thioredoxin TrxA, protein MIDVTKETFEEEVLKAEGYVFVDFYGDGCVPCQALMPKVHEFADTYGDKMKFTSLNTTKARRLAIAQKVLGLPVMAVYKDGEKVEEVVKDDATPENIEAMIKKYI, encoded by the coding sequence ATGATCGATGTAACAAAGGAAACATTTGAAGAGGAAGTATTAAAGGCTGAAGGATATGTGTTTGTAGACTTTTACGGCGACGGATGCGTGCCGTGCCAGGCTCTCATGCCAAAGGTACACGAATTCGCAGACACATACGGGGACAAGATGAAATTTACATCCCTGAACACAACAAAGGCACGCCGCCTTGCCATCGCGCAGAAAGTATTAGGACTTCCTGTTATGGCAGTATACAAAGACGGTGAGAAAGTGGAGGAAGTCGTGAAAGATGACGCGACTCCGGAAAATATTGAGGCGATGATCAAGAAATATATCTAA
- the trxB gene encoding thioredoxin-disulfide reductase, whose translation MSKIYDVIILGAGPAGLAAGLYAGRSRLSTLIIEKGQDGGQIAITDEIENYPGQIVDGESGPSLIARMTEQAEKFGAERISDTITEVQLDGEVKVLKSAKAEYQAKNIIIATGAYSRPIGCKGEAEFMGKGVSYCATCDANFFEDFEVYVVGGGDSAVEEAMYLSKFARKVTIIHRRNELRAAKSIQEKAFANPKIDFFWDSVVEEIYGDDILQGMIVKNVKTGETRKVEADPEDGMFGLFGFIGTVPNSKLFEGIVEMDERGYIKTDDDMHTNVPNVYAAGDVRIKSLRQVVTAAADGAIAAVQVERSLSDYF comes from the coding sequence ATGAGCAAGATTTATGATGTTATTATCCTGGGTGCAGGTCCTGCCGGTTTAGCGGCAGGACTGTATGCAGGAAGAAGCCGCCTCTCTACTCTTATCATAGAAAAGGGCCAGGACGGCGGACAGATCGCGATTACAGATGAGATAGAGAACTACCCGGGTCAGATCGTGGATGGTGAGTCCGGTCCGTCTCTCATCGCAAGAATGACGGAGCAGGCTGAAAAATTTGGGGCAGAGCGTATATCTGATACGATCACAGAAGTACAGCTTGACGGCGAGGTAAAGGTATTAAAGAGCGCAAAGGCAGAATATCAGGCAAAGAACATTATCATTGCCACAGGCGCTTATTCCAGACCGATCGGCTGCAAGGGCGAGGCTGAGTTCATGGGCAAGGGCGTGTCCTACTGCGCCACATGTGACGCCAATTTCTTTGAAGATTTTGAAGTGTATGTAGTCGGCGGCGGAGATTCCGCGGTTGAGGAAGCTATGTATCTCTCTAAATTTGCAAGAAAAGTAACCATTATCCACAGACGTAATGAACTTCGCGCCGCAAAGTCCATCCAGGAAAAGGCATTTGCCAATCCGAAGATCGATTTCTTCTGGGACAGCGTGGTTGAGGAAATATATGGGGATGACATTCTCCAGGGAATGATCGTCAAGAATGTCAAGACCGGTGAGACCCGCAAAGTTGAGGCGGATCCGGAGGACGGAATGTTCGGACTGTTCGGATTCATCGGCACGGTGCCGAATTCCAAGCTCTTTGAAGGCATCGTAGAGATGGATGAGAGAGGGTACATTAAGACGGACGATGACATGCATACGAATGTTCCGAACGTATACGCGGCCGGAGACGTCCGCATCAAGAGCCTGAGACAGGTTGTAACTGCGGCGGCTGACGGCGCGATCGCAGCGGTTCAGGTGGAAAGAAGCTTATCAGATTATTTTTAG